The Hymenobacter baengnokdamensis genome includes a region encoding these proteins:
- a CDS encoding DUF3127 domain-containing protein, with protein MAYDVTGRLHEIFDEQQVSEKFRKREFVLEVQDGQYPEQIKFQLVQDKTALIDPFKMGDEVKVTFNLRGRGFNKNGQMLYFTNLEAWRIEPATGGAPAGGGGSSYSQQPAARPAQNQNPNLRAQPTAQPIAGDDDNDLPF; from the coding sequence ATGGCATACGACGTAACCGGCCGCCTGCACGAAATCTTTGACGAACAGCAGGTAAGCGAAAAATTCCGCAAGCGTGAGTTCGTCCTCGAAGTACAGGATGGCCAATATCCTGAGCAGATTAAGTTTCAGCTGGTGCAGGACAAAACTGCGCTTATCGACCCGTTTAAAATGGGCGACGAAGTAAAAGTGACCTTTAACCTGCGCGGCCGGGGCTTTAACAAGAATGGCCAGATGCTGTATTTCACCAACCTTGAAGCCTGGCGCATCGAGCCAGCCACGGGTGGTGCGCCGGCTGGCGGCGGGGGCTCATCTTACAGCCAGCAGCCTGCTGCGCGCCCGGCCCAAAACCAGAATCCGAACCTGCGCGCGCAGCCTACGGCTCAGCCCATCGCCGGCGACGACGACAACGACCTGCCTTTCTAA
- a CDS encoding RNA-binding domain-containing protein, giving the protein MNLRALISQGEGERLEFKKKTTHPTRIARTLASLANTHGGQVLVGVDDDGRVVGVRDAEEEMFVLREAAAHYIDPPLTLEFREIETEGEHIVLVVKVAESHNKPHRAQIAPGEWRGYVRVRDESVQASALTEKVLEREQPAARLEKIPLNKDELRVLDYLKTSQPRITVAQYTRLINVSRRRAYRTLIKLVLHGYLRYHDKEKEPYYTL; this is encoded by the coding sequence ATGAACTTACGCGCACTTATCAGCCAGGGCGAGGGCGAACGGCTCGAATTCAAGAAGAAAACTACTCACCCTACCCGCATTGCGCGCACGCTGGCCTCGCTGGCCAACACGCACGGCGGCCAGGTACTGGTAGGCGTCGACGATGATGGCCGCGTGGTGGGCGTGCGCGACGCCGAGGAAGAAATGTTTGTGCTGCGCGAGGCGGCTGCCCACTACATCGACCCACCCCTGACGCTGGAATTTCGGGAAATTGAAACGGAGGGCGAGCATATCGTCTTGGTAGTCAAGGTAGCCGAAAGCCACAACAAGCCGCACCGCGCCCAGATAGCCCCCGGCGAGTGGCGGGGCTACGTGCGCGTTCGCGACGAAAGCGTGCAGGCCAGCGCCCTCACCGAGAAGGTTCTGGAGCGCGAGCAGCCCGCGGCCCGACTCGAAAAAATTCCGCTTAACAAGGATGAGCTGCGCGTGCTCGACTACCTCAAAACCTCCCAGCCGCGCATTACGGTAGCGCAGTACACCAGGCTTATCAACGTGAGCCGCCGCCGCGCCTACCGCACCCTCATCAAGCTCGTGCTGCACGGCTACCTGCGCTACCACGACAAGGAAAAGGAACCTTACTATACGTTATAG